In Pedobacter sp. SL55, the following proteins share a genomic window:
- a CDS encoding SusC/RagA family TonB-linked outer membrane protein, with the protein MKKTYLNNYLLLLLLLSLSAFTAPAQSNSKTITVNTSQKPLISVIKDIEAQTGLTFNYDRKEVDLSQLVTLNIKDQLQDVLALLATRTNLDFSIDGNNIAIRKGIKKTAPQVKLITGVVTGRQDGLPIAGVNIFRKGSRQGTITNANGEFTLRLIGDNMEKAVLEFVFIGMLTKELPIGKQTFFKVEMDNDIFGMDEVVVTSSYTKEKRREDVVGSISQLSSKQLQTYRPIESFDKLLEGMIAGVYVETTTELNTPVKINIRGQGSLPNIGGSRGTSTQPLYVIDGIPAYEQQRGNEASVFNGEGYLNPLSNVNPEDIKSISVLKDATASSLYGADAANGVIIITTKAGEAGKTRLNVGYDTGISRFINEFKWLSGPQYYSLLRETYINGGRSVTDATQLAGRNDINTDWFDLTTRTPVYQNLNLDVSGGTGKTTYRISGGYRDQKASSLGNDLQKVYLRLRVDQQVNDKLKIGFNLSPTYTQSSTLSAYGGVILPPNIAAVAEDGTYQDILGVPNPLAILTQNQNSDKGLQLMGNLNGSYKITDEIAISATLGADNYQNKQTQFLSAQNATGRNANGRLTIYDRNYLSYTGFIQATYDKTFKEAHTLNFLIGTQVTDKKTDLLRGSGSGFSFDRYRVLNMAAIQTSASSTNSDATISYYSQLGYDFKKKYYANINGRIDKSSIFGGDKQVALNGSIGLAWVISNEDFLKGNKVINHLKLRTTFGSTGNSRIGTYAARGLYSFGTQSGNAYNGNVSSFPDVSSAPNPDLGWEKNFKFNTALDLTLFNQLQVTAEYYNNTIVDLISSVAVPLETGFANISANTGKMRNQGFELSINTPVISKKNFNWFSSFNLGSNKNKITSFNNGFASLYATAVDAAALKVGNSTSAVYGYQWAGVNPDNGAEMFYDNNGTIRTAAEINALPIGNTIVLGDRLPDFQGGFINTFNLYDFNFSFNILYTYGADVFVNYADESDGRNLQNRNQSVNLIDRWQKPGDITDIPRLLITRSIVANSSRYLYDASHLKLANVTLGYTLPKKLASRLTLDRAYLFANATNLFYVYKDAGTKGRNGIAERRFRFPETSAFTFGVKIGL; encoded by the coding sequence ATGAAGAAAACTTACCTAAACAACTATTTACTGCTATTACTGCTGCTAAGCCTTAGCGCATTTACTGCACCGGCGCAAAGCAACAGTAAAACAATTACCGTTAATACCAGCCAAAAGCCTTTAATTTCGGTTATTAAAGATATTGAAGCCCAAACTGGACTAACATTTAATTACGACCGAAAAGAAGTAGACCTTTCGCAACTGGTTACCTTAAATATCAAAGACCAGCTACAAGATGTACTAGCACTATTAGCTACCAGAACCAATTTAGATTTTAGCATAGATGGTAACAATATTGCCATTAGAAAAGGGATTAAAAAAACTGCCCCGCAGGTTAAACTAATTACTGGCGTGGTTACTGGCCGACAAGATGGTTTGCCTATTGCAGGTGTAAATATCTTTAGAAAAGGTAGCCGACAAGGAACCATTACCAACGCCAACGGAGAATTTACCTTGCGCTTAATAGGCGATAATATGGAAAAGGCTGTGCTGGAATTTGTATTTATAGGCATGTTAACCAAAGAGCTGCCTATTGGTAAGCAAACGTTTTTTAAAGTAGAAATGGACAATGACATTTTTGGGATGGATGAAGTAGTGGTAACCAGCTCATATACTAAAGAAAAACGCAGAGAAGATGTAGTAGGTAGTATATCGCAACTTTCGAGCAAGCAATTACAAACCTACAGGCCTATAGAAAGTTTCGATAAATTGCTCGAAGGAATGATTGCGGGAGTTTACGTAGAAACTACTACCGAGCTTAATACTCCCGTAAAAATTAACATTAGAGGCCAGGGATCTTTACCCAATATTGGCGGAAGCCGAGGCACTTCTACCCAACCATTATATGTGATAGACGGCATACCTGCTTACGAGCAGCAACGCGGTAACGAAGCCTCGGTATTTAACGGCGAAGGTTACTTAAACCCACTTTCTAACGTTAACCCGGAGGACATTAAAAGTATTTCGGTACTTAAAGATGCCACGGCTTCTTCTTTATACGGTGCAGATGCTGCAAACGGTGTAATTATTATTACCACCAAAGCGGGCGAGGCCGGAAAAACTAGGCTCAATGTTGGATATGATACGGGTATTTCAAGGTTTATCAACGAGTTTAAATGGTTAAGTGGCCCACAGTATTATAGCTTACTGAGAGAAACTTACATTAACGGCGGTCGTTCGGTTACCGACGCTACACAACTTGCCGGGCGCAACGATATCAACACAGATTGGTTTGATTTAACCACCAGAACCCCAGTATATCAAAACCTAAACTTAGATGTTTCTGGAGGAACCGGAAAAACAACCTATCGAATTTCTGGAGGCTACAGAGACCAAAAGGCAAGTTCGTTAGGTAACGATTTACAAAAAGTATATCTCCGTTTAAGGGTAGACCAACAAGTAAACGACAAGCTTAAGATTGGCTTTAACTTGAGCCCTACGTATACACAATCTAGCACTTTATCTGCTTATGGAGGTGTTATTTTACCACCAAACATTGCGGCCGTTGCCGAAGATGGCACTTACCAAGATATACTTGGCGTACCAAATCCACTGGCTATTCTTACCCAAAACCAAAATAGCGACAAAGGCTTGCAATTAATGGGTAACTTAAATGGTAGTTACAAAATTACCGATGAAATTGCCATTTCGGCAACCTTAGGTGCAGATAATTACCAAAACAAACAAACCCAGTTTTTATCGGCACAAAATGCTACTGGAAGAAATGCCAACGGCAGGTTAACTATTTACGACCGTAATTACCTTAGCTATACTGGTTTTATACAGGCCACCTATGATAAAACCTTTAAAGAGGCACACACCCTAAATTTCTTGATAGGCACACAAGTTACCGATAAAAAAACCGACTTGCTAAGGGGTAGCGGTTCTGGTTTTAGCTTTGATAGATATAGGGTACTCAACATGGCTGCCATCCAAACTTCGGCCTCCTCTACCAACTCCGATGCTACCATTTCTTACTACTCGCAACTGGGTTACGATTTCAAGAAAAAATACTACGCCAATATTAACGGGCGTATAGACAAGTCATCCATTTTTGGGGGCGATAAACAAGTAGCTTTAAATGGTTCAATTGGTTTAGCTTGGGTAATTAGCAACGAAGATTTCCTTAAAGGCAACAAAGTAATTAACCACCTTAAATTAAGAACTACCTTTGGCTCTACCGGAAATTCGAGAATTGGCACTTATGCAGCCAGAGGCTTGTATAGTTTTGGTACGCAAAGCGGAAACGCTTATAATGGCAACGTATCGTCTTTTCCTGATGTAAGCAGCGCACCTAACCCAGATTTAGGTTGGGAGAAAAACTTCAAGTTTAACACCGCCCTAGATCTTACTTTATTTAACCAATTGCAAGTAACGGCAGAGTATTACAATAACACCATTGTAGATTTAATTTCTAGCGTTGCCGTGCCTTTAGAAACAGGTTTTGCCAATATTTCTGCCAACACAGGCAAAATGCGCAACCAAGGTTTCGAGTTAAGCATCAATACACCTGTAATTAGCAAAAAGAACTTTAACTGGTTTAGCTCATTTAATTTAGGTAGCAACAAAAACAAGATCACCTCATTTAACAATGGATTTGCCTCGTTGTATGCTACCGCTGTAGACGCCGCCGCCTTAAAAGTGGGTAATAGCACTTCGGCCGTTTATGGTTACCAATGGGCAGGCGTTAATCCAGATAACGGGGCAGAAATGTTTTATGATAACAATGGTACAATTAGAACTGCCGCAGAAATTAATGCTTTACCAATTGGCAATACTATAGTTTTAGGAGACCGACTACCCGATTTTCAAGGAGGTTTTATCAATACCTTTAATTTGTACGATTTTAACTTCTCGTTCAACATCCTATATACCTACGGTGCTGATGTATTTGTAAATTATGCAGATGAATCTGATGGCAGAAACCTACAGAATAGAAACCAAAGTGTAAACCTGATAGACCGTTGGCAAAAACCTGGGGATATTACCGACATTCCTAGGCTGCTCATTACCCGCAGCATTGTAGCTAACTCATCTCGCTACCTGTACGATGCCAGCCATTTAAAACTAGCCAACGTTACCTTGGGCTATACCCTACCTAAAAAGTTAGCTAGCAGATTAACCTTAGATAGAGCCTACCTTTTTGCCAATGCAACCAATCTTTTTTATGTGTATAAAGATGCGGGAACCAAGGGCAGAAACGGCATAGCCGAAAGAAGATTTAGATTTCCGGAAACCTCGGCATTTACTTTTGGCGTTAAAATTGGCTTATAA
- a CDS encoding RagB/SusD family nutrient uptake outer membrane protein yields the protein MKKYYILLFVALVALSSCEKLLDKEPTDKLSIEDLFLDVQGAKSALAGSYKALLDEEHYNKNTMVYPEILAGNIKFSKNTNIRLEDVYEATVDAQESSLNATYSALYSELNNVNNVIKYTPSAAGSATEKIKIVAEAKAIRALIHFDLVRIFARPFNFTANGSHLGIPLILNPQLYSDPAPSRATVAQTYNAIVTDLTEAIAAFDDTNVGVLNGGTKQNYFTKASATALLAKVYLYQNNWDKAFELADELIKSKQYTLLTNANYVTSWTGRVPSSESIFELAIETVFSGTSLGAYYESTNLSSYRMYAATLDLTGLYSETDVRNISTMFNRVDISGVNYAFTKKYQGGGTLATPIKILRLSELHLIRAEAAVEKTSPDFTVANADLNLIRKRADASAATLNLTTKDAVIDAVLLERRKELAFEGNLLFDLMRRKKDINRADVTPVVKNLLTNDDRLIMPFPANTINANRNMKQNPGY from the coding sequence ATGAAAAAATATTATATACTTCTTTTTGTAGCGCTAGTGGCACTTAGCTCTTGCGAAAAACTACTGGATAAAGAACCTACCGATAAATTATCTATAGAAGATCTTTTCTTAGATGTACAAGGTGCAAAATCTGCTTTGGCTGGCTCGTATAAAGCTTTGTTAGACGAAGAGCACTACAACAAAAACACCATGGTTTACCCAGAAATATTGGCGGGTAACATTAAGTTTAGCAAAAACACCAATATTAGGCTCGAAGATGTTTACGAAGCCACCGTAGATGCACAAGAATCGAGCCTTAATGCCACTTATTCGGCGTTATATAGCGAGCTAAACAACGTTAACAACGTAATTAAGTACACGCCATCTGCGGCTGGCTCCGCTACAGAAAAAATAAAGATTGTAGCCGAAGCTAAAGCCATTAGGGCACTCATACATTTTGATTTGGTAAGGATTTTCGCCCGACCATTTAACTTTACCGCAAACGGTTCGCATTTGGGCATTCCGCTAATTTTAAACCCGCAGCTGTACTCAGACCCTGCACCAAGCAGAGCTACCGTTGCACAAACCTACAATGCCATTGTTACCGATTTAACCGAAGCCATAGCCGCTTTTGACGACACCAATGTTGGTGTATTAAATGGTGGTACCAAGCAAAACTATTTTACCAAAGCATCGGCCACAGCCTTATTAGCAAAAGTATATTTGTACCAAAACAATTGGGATAAGGCCTTTGAACTGGCAGATGAGCTAATTAAAAGCAAACAGTACACACTACTTACCAATGCCAACTATGTTACCAGCTGGACTGGTCGTGTACCTTCAAGCGAATCGATTTTTGAATTGGCTATAGAAACTGTTTTTAGCGGCACTAGCTTAGGGGCTTATTACGAAAGCACCAACCTTTCATCGTACCGAATGTACGCCGCAACTTTAGATTTAACTGGCTTATACAGTGAAACCGATGTTAGAAATATCAGCACTATGTTTAACAGAGTTGATATTAGCGGGGTAAACTACGCCTTCACTAAAAAATATCAAGGTGGTGGCACTTTAGCTACACCTATAAAAATATTGCGTCTATCCGAACTGCATTTAATTAGAGCAGAAGCTGCCGTAGAAAAAACCTCACCAGATTTTACCGTAGCCAATGCCGATTTAAACCTAATTAGAAAACGAGCAGATGCCAGTGCAGCCACACTAAACTTAACTACTAAAGATGCCGTAATTGATGCTGTACTTTTAGAAAGAAGAAAAGAATTGGCATTTGAAGGCAATTTGTTATTCGACTTAATGCGCCGTAAAAAAGACATTAACAGAGCAGATGTTACACCAGTAGTTAAAAATTTGTTGACTAACGACGACAGGCTGATTATGCCATTTCCTGCCAATACCATTAACGCTAACCGAAACATGAAACAAAACCCTGGCTATTAA
- a CDS encoding amidohydrolase has translation MKKFLWLTTALPLFAAAQSNLKTDAAKRSEAITQKVIDWRRDFHQHPELGNQETRTAAIIAKHLQSLGLEVKTGVAKTGVIAILKGAKPGPVVALRADMDGLPVTERVNLPFASKVRTTYNGQEVGTMHACGHDSHVAILMGVAEVLTGMKKDLAGTVKFIFQPAEEGAPVGEEGGAELMVKEGVLENPKVDVIFGLHINSQTPVGQLTYKPGGTMAAVNDMKITITGRQAHGAYPWSSIDPIVVSAQIINNLQTIVSRNLNVTENPGVVTIGSIQGGVRSNIIPEKVEMLGTVRNFTKDDETMFIERIKTIATKTAEAAGAKAEVQIPYSAHYPVTFNDIALTEKMLPTLQYAAGADNVKLKPPVTGAEDFSFYQEKVPGLFFFLGAMPKGQDPLKAPSHHTPDFFIDESSFNLGVKSLCNLTLDYMGMKKK, from the coding sequence ATGAAGAAATTTTTATGGTTAACTACGGCTTTACCCCTATTTGCCGCAGCCCAAAGTAACCTCAAAACAGATGCAGCCAAGCGTAGCGAGGCCATTACCCAAAAAGTAATTGATTGGCGTAGAGATTTCCACCAACACCCCGAATTAGGGAACCAAGAAACCCGCACCGCCGCAATTATTGCCAAACACCTACAATCTTTAGGCCTAGAAGTAAAAACTGGAGTGGCCAAAACCGGTGTGATTGCCATTTTAAAAGGAGCTAAACCTGGCCCTGTAGTGGCCTTACGTGCCGATATGGATGGTTTACCAGTAACCGAACGAGTAAACTTACCATTTGCATCTAAAGTACGTACCACTTACAACGGGCAAGAAGTGGGAACCATGCATGCCTGTGGCCACGATTCGCACGTGGCTATTTTAATGGGCGTAGCCGAAGTGCTTACCGGCATGAAAAAGGATTTGGCAGGCACCGTGAAATTTATTTTTCAGCCAGCCGAAGAAGGTGCACCCGTTGGCGAAGAAGGTGGCGCAGAGCTGATGGTAAAGGAAGGGGTTTTAGAAAACCCAAAAGTGGATGTGATTTTTGGCTTACACATTAACTCGCAAACACCTGTTGGCCAGCTAACCTATAAACCTGGCGGCACCATGGCAGCAGTAAACGACATGAAAATTACCATTACCGGCAGGCAAGCACACGGCGCCTACCCGTGGAGCAGCATAGACCCCATTGTGGTTTCGGCACAAATTATAAATAACCTGCAAACCATTGTGAGCAGAAACTTAAATGTAACTGAAAATCCGGGTGTGGTAACCATTGGCAGCATTCAAGGTGGCGTAAGGTCTAACATCATTCCAGAGAAAGTAGAAATGCTAGGAACGGTTAGAAATTTTACCAAAGATGATGAAACCATGTTCATTGAGCGTATTAAAACCATAGCCACCAAAACCGCAGAAGCCGCAGGCGCAAAAGCCGAAGTGCAAATTCCCTATAGTGCGCATTATCCCGTAACGTTTAACGACATCGCTTTAACAGAAAAAATGTTGCCTACTTTGCAATATGCCGCAGGAGCGGATAATGTGAAGCTAAAACCACCTGTTACCGGTGCCGAAGATTTTTCTTTCTACCAAGAGAAAGTACCAGGCTTGTTTTTCTTTTTAGGCGCAATGCCCAAAGGACAAGATCCGCTTAAAGCTCCTTCTCATCACACTCCAGATTTTTTTATTGACGAAAGCAGTTTTAACCTTGGTGTAAAATCTCTATGCAATTTAACTTTAGATTATATGGGGATGAAGAAAAAATAG
- a CDS encoding glycoside hydrolase family 10 protein encodes MLLLNVNPNIMFKKLLLVFLVCVSSQLKAQINNGPKIQREFRAAWVASVANINWPSNPGLTTQQQQDEAIALLDMLKKNNFNAVIFQIRPQADAFYKSSIEPWSYYLTGVQGQAPNPYYDPLEFWVNAAHERGLELHVWLNPYRAHHTAGGQVSEFSVVKKYPDLVVKLKQGYWWFDPAKKGTQDLASSVVKDIVKRYDIDGVHFDDYFYPYAEYNGGADFPDDESYAAYQSKGGKLSRGDFRRDAVNKFVERVYKEIKKEKKHVKFGISPFGIWRPGYPESIRGMDQYDKLYADAKLWLNKGWIDYFMPQLYWQINNIPLSFPVLLGWWQSENMKGRHLWPGLNSGIGGGEKNSDEIINQIMISRGITPKSPGVAHWSIGALTKHESLRNDLLAGPYKEEALVPVSPWLDKKAPQVPSVTQEDRGADIYIKWTPEDASDVFKYVVYAQYGDKWTYRTLNAKSSFFQVAKVAEVNPKTKATAPLKAIKVTAVDRAGNESGGELMAVN; translated from the coding sequence ATGCTATTACTGAATGTAAATCCAAATATCATGTTTAAAAAATTACTTCTCGTTTTTCTTGTTTGTGTATCATCACAACTGAAAGCTCAGATTAATAATGGGCCAAAAATACAACGCGAATTTAGGGCAGCTTGGGTGGCCAGCGTTGCAAATATCAATTGGCCAAGTAACCCAGGCTTAACTACGCAGCAACAGCAAGATGAGGCTATCGCTTTGTTAGATATGCTGAAAAAGAACAACTTTAATGCAGTAATTTTTCAGATTAGACCTCAGGCAGATGCCTTTTATAAAAGCAGCATTGAGCCGTGGTCATATTATTTAACGGGTGTACAAGGGCAAGCGCCAAATCCGTATTATGATCCTTTAGAGTTTTGGGTAAATGCGGCTCACGAACGTGGCTTAGAGTTGCATGTTTGGTTAAATCCTTACAGAGCACACCATACAGCTGGCGGCCAAGTGAGCGAGTTTTCTGTAGTGAAAAAATATCCCGATTTGGTGGTAAAATTAAAGCAAGGTTATTGGTGGTTCGATCCAGCTAAAAAAGGAACGCAAGATTTGGCTTCATCTGTAGTAAAAGATATCGTTAAGCGTTACGATATTGATGGTGTACACTTTGACGACTACTTTTATCCCTACGCAGAATACAATGGTGGCGCCGATTTCCCTGATGATGAAAGTTATGCCGCTTATCAAAGCAAAGGTGGTAAATTATCTAGGGGCGATTTTCGTAGAGATGCTGTGAACAAGTTTGTTGAGCGTGTTTACAAAGAGATTAAAAAAGAGAAAAAACATGTGAAATTTGGTATCAGTCCTTTTGGGATTTGGCGACCAGGCTACCCAGAGTCTATTAGAGGAATGGACCAATATGATAAACTTTATGCAGATGCAAAACTGTGGCTAAACAAAGGTTGGATAGATTATTTTATGCCGCAGTTATACTGGCAAATCAATAATATTCCGTTGAGTTTTCCTGTTTTGTTGGGATGGTGGCAGAGCGAAAATATGAAAGGACGACACTTATGGCCAGGCTTAAACAGTGGTATTGGTGGTGGCGAAAAAAATAGCGACGAAATCATCAACCAGATTATGATTTCGAGAGGTATTACACCAAAATCGCCAGGTGTAGCACATTGGAGTATTGGCGCTTTAACCAAGCACGAAAGTTTAAGGAACGATTTGCTAGCAGGACCGTACAAAGAAGAAGCTTTAGTGCCAGTTTCGCCTTGGCTAGATAAAAAAGCACCGCAGGTGCCTTCGGTTACCCAGGAAGATAGAGGTGCTGACATCTACATTAAATGGACACCAGAAGATGCAAGCGATGTTTTTAAGTACGTGGTTTACGCACAATATGGTGATAAATGGACGTACAGGACACTAAATGCGAAGAGTAGTTTCTTTCAGGTGGCAAAAGTAGCTGAAGTAAATCCAAAAACTAAGGCAACTGCACCGTTGAAAGCAATTAAAGTTACTGCGGTTGATAGAGCTGGGAATGAAAGTGGGGGAGAGTTAATGGCAGTAAATTAG
- a CDS encoding tail fiber domain-containing protein has translation MKKTLLLGAIAMVGFALNTNAQTVKQTEITSISNSLNTVLKLTPVNFSYDKDWASKLKLSTQKQSGFAVEEVAKVAPELVVNQQKSYTAGKNSTKTATVPMVDYETLIPLLVGSIKEQQQQIEALKKEISTLRKSK, from the coding sequence ATGAAAAAAACACTTTTATTAGGTGCTATTGCTATGGTTGGCTTTGCCCTAAACACCAACGCTCAAACAGTTAAACAAACCGAAATTACTTCTATCAGCAACTCGTTAAACACGGTTTTAAAGCTAACTCCAGTTAATTTTAGCTACGATAAAGATTGGGCTAGCAAATTAAAATTAAGCACGCAAAAACAAAGCGGATTTGCGGTAGAAGAAGTTGCTAAAGTTGCTCCAGAATTGGTAGTTAACCAACAAAAAAGCTACACCGCTGGTAAAAATAGCACCAAAACGGCTACCGTGCCAATGGTAGATTATGAAACACTTATTCCTCTTTTGGTAGGCAGTATTAAAGAACAACAACAACAAATAGAAGCGCTGAAAAAGGAAATCAGCACTTTGAGAAAATCTAAATAG
- a CDS encoding FecR family protein, which translates to MNFNLYSAEDFAANETFIAYYLQTDSEAITFWQNWISLHPEKLDEIYKAELLLAKLHLQLNDTELNSAFKKFDDFIDGKKAEPIAKPRYAKKLFNYSRIAIAVSLLIICSATLYLFNKTTYKEGIITYYNSYGKTAIIVLEDGTKISLNSNSSLKYPKHFGKLKREVSLIGEGFFEVAKDKNRPFTVKTSQLKTTVLGTKFNVSAYKNLRQVTVALVEGSVAVQPTNKKQTTILKPNQMASLNAASNQIETTSFDAKKITAWQTGTLNFENASFEDIAIKLYNAYGVTIINKTGNSDWKYSGNFTKTDYLSIIKNICFAKRINYEINNKTITLKP; encoded by the coding sequence ATGAATTTTAACCTCTACTCTGCTGAAGATTTTGCAGCAAACGAAACTTTTATTGCCTATTATCTGCAAACAGATAGTGAGGCCATTACTTTTTGGCAAAATTGGATTAGCCTGCACCCAGAAAAACTAGATGAAATTTACAAGGCAGAACTTTTACTGGCTAAACTGCATCTACAGCTTAACGATACCGAATTGAATAGTGCATTTAAGAAATTCGACGATTTTATTGATGGTAAAAAAGCTGAACCAATAGCTAAACCTCGCTATGCTAAAAAATTATTTAATTATTCTCGAATTGCCATTGCCGTATCTTTACTCATCATCTGCTCGGCAACCCTCTATCTTTTTAACAAAACAACTTATAAAGAAGGTATCATTACTTATTATAACAGCTACGGAAAAACAGCGATCATCGTACTAGAAGATGGCACAAAAATATCATTAAACAGTAACAGTAGCCTAAAATATCCAAAACATTTTGGCAAACTAAAGCGAGAAGTTAGCCTAATAGGCGAAGGTTTTTTTGAAGTTGCAAAAGATAAAAACAGGCCCTTTACAGTAAAAACCAGTCAGCTAAAAACTACTGTTTTGGGCACAAAATTTAATGTATCGGCCTATAAAAACCTTAGGCAAGTTACTGTAGCTTTGGTAGAGGGCAGCGTGGCGGTACAGCCTACCAACAAAAAGCAAACAACTATTTTAAAGCCTAACCAAATGGCCTCGCTTAATGCCGCAAGTAACCAAATCGAAACCACTTCTTTCGACGCTAAAAAAATAACCGCTTGGCAAACCGGCACCCTCAATTTCGAAAATGCCTCTTTCGAAGACATAGCCATTAAGCTCTACAATGCTTACGGCGTAACAATTATCAATAAAACGGGCAACAGCGATTGGAAATATTCGGGAAATTTTACTAAAACCGATTACCTAAGCATCATCAAAAATATCTGCTTTGCTAAACGCATCAATTACGAAATCAACAACAAAACCATAACTCTAAAACCATAA
- a CDS encoding RNA polymerase sigma factor: MKTLYQCCYQQLYAYGFRLIADKEQTQDGIHELFCELWEKQNTLPQVSQVLAYLKICLRNKLLKQLKKGLLTQSMDDLTETESLIEFSYEDLLIAAQQDEAGKRELRLGIAQLTASQREIIKLRFFEGLDYQAIALKLNLQPRTVYNHVHTAITKLRDLLKF, translated from the coding sequence ATGAAAACTTTGTATCAGTGCTGCTACCAGCAGCTATATGCCTATGGCTTTCGGTTAATTGCAGATAAGGAACAAACGCAAGATGGCATTCACGAACTTTTTTGCGAATTATGGGAAAAGCAAAACACCCTACCACAAGTAAGCCAAGTTTTGGCCTACCTAAAAATCTGTTTGCGAAACAAATTGCTAAAACAGCTAAAAAAAGGTTTGCTTACCCAAAGCATGGATGATCTTACGGAAACAGAAAGCCTCATCGAATTTTCTTACGAAGACTTGTTAATTGCAGCCCAACAAGATGAAGCTGGTAAACGCGAACTTAGGTTAGGCATAGCACAATTAACAGCTAGCCAAAGAGAAATTATTAAACTAAGGTTTTTTGAGGGATTAGACTATCAAGCCATTGCCCTAAAATTAAACCTTCAACCTCGCACTGTTTACAACCACGTACATACGGCAATTACCAAATTAAGAGATCTGCTAAAGTTTTAA